From the Serinus canaria isolate serCan28SL12 chromosome 21, serCan2020, whole genome shotgun sequence genome, one window contains:
- the INTS11 gene encoding integrator complex subunit 11 isoform X5, whose translation MPEIKVTPLGAGQDVGRSCILVSIAGKNVMLDCGMHMGYNDDRRFPDFSYITQNGRLTDFLDCVIISHFHLDHCGALPYFSEMVGYDGPIYMTHPTKAICPILLEDYRKITVDKKGETNFFTSQMIKDCMKKVVAVHLHQTVQVDEELEIKAYYAGHVLGAAMFQIKVGCESVVYTGDYNMTPDRHLGAAWLDKCRPDLLITESTYATTIRDSKRCRERDFLKKVHETVERGGKVLIPVFALGRAQELCILLETFWERMNLKAPIYFSTGLTEKANHYYKLFITWTNQKIRKTFVQRNMFEFKHIKAFDRAFADNPGPMVVFATPGMLHAGQSLQIFRKWAGNEKNMVIMPGYCVQGTVGHKILSGQRKLEMEGRQILEVKMQVEYMSFSAHADAKGIMQLIRQAEPRNVLLVHGEAKKMEFLKQKIEQEFLTPLELEFLLLFPLQMSAASCRPTERPPPSSPTPASPWTSPWACSRGKLPQVLPLRPSGPG comes from the exons ATGCCTGAGATCAAAGTCACCCCCTTGG GTGCTGGGCAGGAcgtgggcaggagctgcatccTGGTGTCCATCGCTGGCAAGAACGTGATGCTGGACTGTGGCATGCACATGGGCTACAACGACGAT AGGCGCTTCCCTGACTTCTCCTACATCACCCAGAACGGCAGGCTGACTGATTTCCTGGACTGTGTCATCATCAG CCACTTCCACCTGGACCACTGTGGGGCTCTGCCCTATTTCAGTGAGATGGTGGGCTATGATGGCCCCATCTACATGACCCACCCCACCAAGGCCATCTGCCCCATCCTGCTGGAGGACTACAGGAAGATCACCGTGGACAAGAAAGGGGAGACCAACTTCTTCACCTCGCAGATGATCAAGGACTGCATGAAGAAGGTGGTGGCTGTGCACCTCCACCAGACTGTGCAG GtggatgaggagctggagatCAAGGCTTACTACGCAGGCCacgtgctgggagctgccatgTTCCAGATCAAGGTTGGCTGTGAGTCCGTGGTCTACACT GGTGATTATAACATGACACCAGACAGACACTTGGG ggctgcctggctggACAAGTGCCGCCCTGACCTGCTGATCACCGAGTCCACCTACGCCACCACCATCCGCGACTCCAAGCGCTGCCGGGAGAGGGATTTCCTCAAGAAGGTGCACGAGACCGTGGAGAGAGGGGGCAAG GTTCTCATCCCAGTGTTTGCCCTTGGCCgtgcccaggagctctgcattCTGCTGGAGACCTTCTG GGAGCGGATGAACCTGAAGGCCCCCATCTATTTCTCCACGGGGCTGACGGAGAAGGCCAACCACTACTACAAACTCTTCATCACCTGGACCAACCAGAAGATCAGGAAAACCTTTGTGCAGAGGAACATGTTCGAGTTCAAGCACATCAAAGCCTTCGACAGAGCCTTCGCTGACAACCCCGGGCCCATG GTGGTGTTTGCAACCCCTGGGATGCTCCATGCAGGACAATCCCTGCAGATCTTCAGGAAATGGGCAGGGAATGAGAAGAACATG gtgaTCATGCCTGGCTACTGTGTCCAGGGCACTGTGGGCCACAAGATCCTCAGTGGGCAGAGGAAGCTGGAGATGGAAGGAAGACAAATT ctggaGGTGAAGATGCAGGTGGAGTACATGTCCTTCAGTGCCCACGCCGATGCCAAGGGCATCATGCAGCTGATCCGGCAGGCCGAGCCCAGGAACGTGCTGCTGGTGCACGGCGAGGCCAAGAAGATGGAGTTCCTGAAGCAGAAAATCGAGCAGGAGTTCC TGACCCCCTTGGAGCTGGagtttttgctgctgttccctctgcagaTGTCAGCTGCTTCATGCCGGCCAACGGAGAGACCACCACCATCCTCACCAACCCCTGCATCCCCGTGGACATCTCCCTGGGCCTGCTCAAGAGGGAAACTGCCACAG
- the CPTP gene encoding ceramide-1-phosphate transfer protein — protein MAAAAAGPFSLREVLDAFRRCVTEQREVLLEPYLSGWRGLIRFLQSLGAVFSFISKDAVAKVALLEGHRQQHGFVSLQSLVQHELAAGPAALRARSDSGCRTVLRLHRALRWLQLFLEGLRSGEPRTSVLCTDAYNASLAQHHPWVVRKAATVAFCALPSRDAFLEIMNVGSAEEAVAMLGEAIPYIGDVYSITQELFAQHKLLDLP, from the exons atggcggcggcggccgcgggcccCTTCAGCCTCAGGGAGGTTCTGGACGCCTTCCGCAGGTGCGTGACAGAGCAGcgggaggtgctgctggagccttACCTGAGCGGCTGGCGGGGGCTCATCCG cttcctgcagagcctgggcgCCGTCTTCTCCTTCATCTCCAAGGACGCGGTGGCCAAGGTGGCGCTGCTGGAAGGTCACCGCCAGCAGCACGGCTTCGTGTCGCTGCAGTCGCTGGTGCAGCACGAgctggcggcggggccggcggcgctGCGGGCCCGCTCCGACTCGGGCTGCCGCACGGTGCTGCGGCTGCACCGCGCCCTGCgctggctgcagctcttcctggagGGGCTGCGCTCCGGCGAGCCGCGCACCTCCGTGCTCTGCACCGATGCCTACAACGCCTCGCTGGCCCAGCACCACCCCTGGGTGGTCCGCAAGGCGGCCACCGTGGCTTTCTGCGCGCTGCCCTCCCGCGATGCCTTCCTGGAGATCATGAACGTGGGCTCGGCCGAGGAGGCCGTGGCCATGCTGGGAGAGGCCATCCCCTACATCGGAGATGTCTACAGCATCACCCAGGAGCTCTTCGCTCAGCACAAGCTGCTCGACCTGCCCTGA